Proteins found in one Plasmodium gaboni strain SY75 chromosome 13, whole genome shotgun sequence genomic segment:
- a CDS encoding hypothetical protein (conserved Plasmodium protein, unknown function) — translation MNVSRILLSNSKILKRNIEFKEIFTPRWFLECPNYSRMPLWKRFFEGQYTNGSFLFFGNAWTSMFAFAFMLWYSRIFDPPPLERIDKYWLNSPKFRILSAFYNQGKRPGVKISLMTYEARYFYRGMDHPFTINEIKDLWFKLKENYLIESVPAIQYPYVFRQYNKVSSPSDLHVHLH, via the coding sequence atGAATGTATCAAGGATATTATTAAGTAACTctaaaatattaaagagGAATATTGaatttaaagaaatatttacaCCTAGATGGTTTTTAGAATGTCCTAATTATAGTCGCATGCCATTATGGAAAAGATTTTTTGAAGGACAGTATACAAATGgatcttttttattttttggAAATGCATGGACATCAATGTTTGCTTTTGCATTTATGTTATGGTATTCAAGAATTTTTGATCCTCCACCTTTAGAAAGAATAGATAAATACTGGTTGAATTCACCAAAATTTCGTATTTTATCTGCTTTTTATAATCAAGGTAAAAGACCAGGGGTTAAAATATCTTTAATGACTTATGAAGCAAGATATTTTTACAGAGGTATGGATCATCCATTTACtataaatgaaattaaaGATTTATGGTTCAAGTTAAAAGAAAACTACTTAATAGAAAGTGTACCAGCTATTCAATATCCTTATGTTTTTAGGCAATACAATAAGGTCTCATCCCCATCAGATTTACACGTACACCTACATTAa